Proteins from a single region of Palaemon carinicauda isolate YSFRI2023 chromosome 1, ASM3689809v2, whole genome shotgun sequence:
- the LOC137650128 gene encoding zinc metalloproteinase nas-4-like isoform X4, whose protein sequence is MWLWSFAWSVVWIDQMIQALPSEQRSSDPHIQGEGINPESFNPSHFDLPMGSPDTMETDIPGAPLSPNDFENSEVMYHSVYAVHESIDISHQADPIELAGLFQGDIMLNPEDQLEELAKWNTTRRGRSAMVDVHRRWPNGVIPYVISQTYDENERATIAKAMSEYHNKTCLRFVPRTIEKDYIHILKGDGCSSSVGRVSGAQPVSLGPGCLYVGIVLHEFMHAAGFWHEQSRYDRDNFITINKLNVKKDMWFNFEKYNWDKIQTLGVPYDLESVMHYGPYAFAAKELQPTIIPRETGVEIGQRRGFSKRDIEKLQKLYNCADTSVEFASTSTSMPLLEPSTEECIDNNEKYCQPWADRGECENNPTWMNVNCRKACRQCGKECQDHNVHCATWMEAGECTQNPDYMALFCKKSCGICRDHEQGKECQDHDIHCATWMEAGECTRNPAYMSLFCKKSCEICRDHEMDLPIQRKCEDKNKFCDAWSTMGQCRTNPKYMIVYCRKSCKAC, encoded by the exons atGTGGCTGTGGTCCTTTGCGTGGTCAGTAGTATGGATAGATCAAATGATACAGGCTCTCCCTTCCGAACAAAGATCCTCCGACCCACACATTCAGGGTGAAGGTATCAACCCAGAGTCCTTCAATCCTTCACATTTCGATCTGCCAATGGGGAGTCCTGACACG ATGGAGACCGACATTCCCGGAGCCCCGCTTAGTCCAAATGATTTCGAGAACAGCGAGGTCATGT ATCATTCCGTTTATGCAGTTCATGAATCGATCGACATCAGTCACCAGGCCGACCCGATAGAACTGGCTGGACTCTTCCAGGGGGATATCATGCTTAACCCGGAGGATCAGTTGGAAGAGCTGGCAAAG tggaacaCGACAAGAAGAGGACGGAGCGCTATGGTCGACGTTCATCGCCGGTGGCCCAATGGCGTCATTCCATACGTTATCTCACAGACCTACG ATGAAAATGAAAGAGCAACGATCGCAAAAGCCATGAGCGAGTACCATAACAAGACGTGTCTTCGCTTCGTCCCCCGAACCATTGAAAAGGATTACATCCATATTCTGAAAGGCGATGG GTGTTCAAGTTCCGTGGGAAGGGTCTCGGGCGCCCAGCCAGTGTCCCTGGGTCCTGGTTGCTTGTACGTGGGCATCGTCTTGCACGAGTTCATGCACGCAGCTGGGTTCTGGCACGAGCAGTCTAGGTACGACCGTGACAATTTCATCACCATCAACAAACTCAATGTCAAGAAAGACATGTGGTTCAACTTTGAGAAGTACAACTGGGACAAAATTCAAACTCTCGGTGTACCTTACGATTTAG AGTCTGTCATGCACTACGGTCCTTATGCCTTCGCAGCCAAAGAGCTTCAGCCGACGATAATACCGAGGGAAACTGGAGTCGAAATTGGCCAGAGAAGAGGCTTCTCAAAA CGAGACATTGAGAAGTTGCAAAAATTGTACAACTGTGCTGACACGTCTGTGGAATTTGCTTCAACAAGCACTTCCATGCCGCTTCTGGAACCGTCTACAG AGGAGTGCATTGACAACAATGAGAAGTATTGCCAACCTTGGGCCGACCGAGGAGAGTGTGAAAACAACCCAACCTGGATGAACGTCAACTGCAGGAAGGCCTGCAGACAATGCG GTAAGGAGTGTCAGGATCATAACGTCCACTGTGCCACTTGGATGGAGGCTGGCGAGTGCACGCAAAATCCCGACTACATGGCTCTCTTCTGTAAAAAGTCCTGTGGGATCTGTCGGGATCACGAGCAGG GTAAGGAGTGTCAGGATCATGACATCCACTGTGCCACTTGGATGGAAGCTGGCGAGTGTACGAGAAATCCCGCCTACATGTCTCTCTTCTGTAAAAAGTCCTGCGAGATCTGTCGCGATCACGAAATGG ACTTGCCGATTCAGAGAAAATGCGAAGACAAGAACAAATTCTGCGACGCTTGGTCTACGATGGGACAGTGTCGCACCAATCCCAAATACATGATAGTTTATTGTCGGAAATCTTGTAAAGCCTGTTGA
- the LOC137650128 gene encoding zinc metalloproteinase nas-4-like isoform X7 yields MWLWSFAWSVVWIDQMIQALPSEQRSSDPHIQGEGINPESFNPSHFDLPMGSPDTMETDIPGAPLSPNDFENSEVMYHSVYAVHESIDISHQADPIELAGLFQGDIMLNPEDQLEELAKWNTTRRGRSAMVDVHRRWPNGVIPYVISQTYDENERATIAKAMSEYHNKTCLRFVPRTIEKDYIHILKGDGCSSSVGRVSGAQPVSLGPGCLYVGIVLHEFMHAAGFWHEQSRYDRDNFITINKLNVKKDMWFNFEKYNWDKIQTLGVPYDLESVMHYGPYAFAAKELQPTIIPRETGVEIGQRRGFSKRDIEKLQKLYNCADTSVEFASTSTSMPLLEPSTEECIDNNEKYCQPWADRGECENNPTWMNVNCRKACRQCGKECQDHDIHCATWMEAGECTRNPAYMSLFCKKSCEICRDHEMDLPIQRKCEDKNKFCDAWSTMGQCRTNPKYMIVYCRKSCKAC; encoded by the exons atGTGGCTGTGGTCCTTTGCGTGGTCAGTAGTATGGATAGATCAAATGATACAGGCTCTCCCTTCCGAACAAAGATCCTCCGACCCACACATTCAGGGTGAAGGTATCAACCCAGAGTCCTTCAATCCTTCACATTTCGATCTGCCAATGGGGAGTCCTGACACG ATGGAGACCGACATTCCCGGAGCCCCGCTTAGTCCAAATGATTTCGAGAACAGCGAGGTCATGT ATCATTCCGTTTATGCAGTTCATGAATCGATCGACATCAGTCACCAGGCCGACCCGATAGAACTGGCTGGACTCTTCCAGGGGGATATCATGCTTAACCCGGAGGATCAGTTGGAAGAGCTGGCAAAG tggaacaCGACAAGAAGAGGACGGAGCGCTATGGTCGACGTTCATCGCCGGTGGCCCAATGGCGTCATTCCATACGTTATCTCACAGACCTACG ATGAAAATGAAAGAGCAACGATCGCAAAAGCCATGAGCGAGTACCATAACAAGACGTGTCTTCGCTTCGTCCCCCGAACCATTGAAAAGGATTACATCCATATTCTGAAAGGCGATGG GTGTTCAAGTTCCGTGGGAAGGGTCTCGGGCGCCCAGCCAGTGTCCCTGGGTCCTGGTTGCTTGTACGTGGGCATCGTCTTGCACGAGTTCATGCACGCAGCTGGGTTCTGGCACGAGCAGTCTAGGTACGACCGTGACAATTTCATCACCATCAACAAACTCAATGTCAAGAAAGACATGTGGTTCAACTTTGAGAAGTACAACTGGGACAAAATTCAAACTCTCGGTGTACCTTACGATTTAG AGTCTGTCATGCACTACGGTCCTTATGCCTTCGCAGCCAAAGAGCTTCAGCCGACGATAATACCGAGGGAAACTGGAGTCGAAATTGGCCAGAGAAGAGGCTTCTCAAAA CGAGACATTGAGAAGTTGCAAAAATTGTACAACTGTGCTGACACGTCTGTGGAATTTGCTTCAACAAGCACTTCCATGCCGCTTCTGGAACCGTCTACAG AGGAGTGCATTGACAACAATGAGAAGTATTGCCAACCTTGGGCCGACCGAGGAGAGTGTGAAAACAACCCAACCTGGATGAACGTCAACTGCAGGAAGGCCTGCAGACAATGCG GTAAGGAGTGTCAGGATCATGACATCCACTGTGCCACTTGGATGGAAGCTGGCGAGTGTACGAGAAATCCCGCCTACATGTCTCTCTTCTGTAAAAAGTCCTGCGAGATCTGTCGCGATCACGAAATGG ACTTGCCGATTCAGAGAAAATGCGAAGACAAGAACAAATTCTGCGACGCTTGGTCTACGATGGGACAGTGTCGCACCAATCCCAAATACATGATAGTTTATTGTCGGAAATCTTGTAAAGCCTGTTGA
- the LOC137650128 gene encoding zinc metalloproteinase nas-4-like isoform X2, whose protein sequence is MWLWSFAWSVVWIDQMIQALPSEQRSSDPHIQGEGINPESFNPSHFDLPMGSPDTMETDIPGAPLSPNDFENSEVMYHSVYAVHESIDISHQADPIELAGLFQGDIMLNPEDQLEELAKWNTTRRGRSAMVDVHRRWPNGVIPYVISQTYDENERATIAKAMSEYHNKTCLRFVPRTIEKDYIHILKGDGCSSSVGRVSGAQPVSLGPGCLYVGIVLHEFMHAAGFWHEQSRYDRDNFITINKLNVKKDMWFNFEKYNWDKIQTLGVPYDLESVMHYGPYAFAAKELQPTIIPRETGVEIGQRRGFSKRDIEKLQKLYNCADTSVEFASTSTSMPLLEPSTEECIDNNEKYCQPWADRGECENNPTWMNVNCRKACRQCGGAAGKECQDHNVHCATWMEAGECTQNPDYMALFCKKSCGICRDHEQGKECQDHDIHCATWMEAGECTRNPAYMSLFCKKSCEICRDHEMDLPIQRKCEDKNKFCDAWSTMGQCRTNPKYMIVYCRKSCKAC, encoded by the exons atGTGGCTGTGGTCCTTTGCGTGGTCAGTAGTATGGATAGATCAAATGATACAGGCTCTCCCTTCCGAACAAAGATCCTCCGACCCACACATTCAGGGTGAAGGTATCAACCCAGAGTCCTTCAATCCTTCACATTTCGATCTGCCAATGGGGAGTCCTGACACG ATGGAGACCGACATTCCCGGAGCCCCGCTTAGTCCAAATGATTTCGAGAACAGCGAGGTCATGT ATCATTCCGTTTATGCAGTTCATGAATCGATCGACATCAGTCACCAGGCCGACCCGATAGAACTGGCTGGACTCTTCCAGGGGGATATCATGCTTAACCCGGAGGATCAGTTGGAAGAGCTGGCAAAG tggaacaCGACAAGAAGAGGACGGAGCGCTATGGTCGACGTTCATCGCCGGTGGCCCAATGGCGTCATTCCATACGTTATCTCACAGACCTACG ATGAAAATGAAAGAGCAACGATCGCAAAAGCCATGAGCGAGTACCATAACAAGACGTGTCTTCGCTTCGTCCCCCGAACCATTGAAAAGGATTACATCCATATTCTGAAAGGCGATGG GTGTTCAAGTTCCGTGGGAAGGGTCTCGGGCGCCCAGCCAGTGTCCCTGGGTCCTGGTTGCTTGTACGTGGGCATCGTCTTGCACGAGTTCATGCACGCAGCTGGGTTCTGGCACGAGCAGTCTAGGTACGACCGTGACAATTTCATCACCATCAACAAACTCAATGTCAAGAAAGACATGTGGTTCAACTTTGAGAAGTACAACTGGGACAAAATTCAAACTCTCGGTGTACCTTACGATTTAG AGTCTGTCATGCACTACGGTCCTTATGCCTTCGCAGCCAAAGAGCTTCAGCCGACGATAATACCGAGGGAAACTGGAGTCGAAATTGGCCAGAGAAGAGGCTTCTCAAAA CGAGACATTGAGAAGTTGCAAAAATTGTACAACTGTGCTGACACGTCTGTGGAATTTGCTTCAACAAGCACTTCCATGCCGCTTCTGGAACCGTCTACAG AGGAGTGCATTGACAACAATGAGAAGTATTGCCAACCTTGGGCCGACCGAGGAGAGTGTGAAAACAACCCAACCTGGATGAACGTCAACTGCAGGAAGGCCTGCAGACAATGCG GTGGTGCCGCAGGTAAGGAGTGTCAGGATCATAACGTCCACTGTGCCACTTGGATGGAGGCTGGCGAGTGCACGCAAAATCCCGACTACATGGCTCTCTTCTGTAAAAAGTCCTGTGGGATCTGTCGGGATCACGAGCAGG GTAAGGAGTGTCAGGATCATGACATCCACTGTGCCACTTGGATGGAAGCTGGCGAGTGTACGAGAAATCCCGCCTACATGTCTCTCTTCTGTAAAAAGTCCTGCGAGATCTGTCGCGATCACGAAATGG ACTTGCCGATTCAGAGAAAATGCGAAGACAAGAACAAATTCTGCGACGCTTGGTCTACGATGGGACAGTGTCGCACCAATCCCAAATACATGATAGTTTATTGTCGGAAATCTTGTAAAGCCTGTTGA
- the LOC137650128 gene encoding zinc metalloproteinase nas-4-like isoform X6, whose translation MWLWSFAWSVVWIDQMIQALPSEQRSSDPHIQGEGINPESFNPSHFDLPMGSPDTMETDIPGAPLSPNDFENSEVMYHSVYAVHESIDISHQADPIELAGLFQGDIMLNPEDQLEELAKWNTTRRGRSAMVDVHRRWPNGVIPYVISQTYDENERATIAKAMSEYHNKTCLRFVPRTIEKDYIHILKGDGCSSSVGRVSGAQPVSLGPGCLYVGIVLHEFMHAAGFWHEQSRYDRDNFITINKLNVKKDMWFNFEKYNWDKIQTLGVPYDLESVMHYGPYAFAAKELQPTIIPRETGVEIGQRRGFSKRDIEKLQKLYNCADTSVEFASTSTSMPLLEPSTEECIDNNEKYCQPWADRGECENNPTWMNVNCRKACRQCGGAAGKECQDHNVHCATWMEAGECTQNPDYMALFCKKSCGICRDHEQDLPIQRKCEDKNKFCDAWSTMGQCRTNPKYMIVYCRKSCKAC comes from the exons atGTGGCTGTGGTCCTTTGCGTGGTCAGTAGTATGGATAGATCAAATGATACAGGCTCTCCCTTCCGAACAAAGATCCTCCGACCCACACATTCAGGGTGAAGGTATCAACCCAGAGTCCTTCAATCCTTCACATTTCGATCTGCCAATGGGGAGTCCTGACACG ATGGAGACCGACATTCCCGGAGCCCCGCTTAGTCCAAATGATTTCGAGAACAGCGAGGTCATGT ATCATTCCGTTTATGCAGTTCATGAATCGATCGACATCAGTCACCAGGCCGACCCGATAGAACTGGCTGGACTCTTCCAGGGGGATATCATGCTTAACCCGGAGGATCAGTTGGAAGAGCTGGCAAAG tggaacaCGACAAGAAGAGGACGGAGCGCTATGGTCGACGTTCATCGCCGGTGGCCCAATGGCGTCATTCCATACGTTATCTCACAGACCTACG ATGAAAATGAAAGAGCAACGATCGCAAAAGCCATGAGCGAGTACCATAACAAGACGTGTCTTCGCTTCGTCCCCCGAACCATTGAAAAGGATTACATCCATATTCTGAAAGGCGATGG GTGTTCAAGTTCCGTGGGAAGGGTCTCGGGCGCCCAGCCAGTGTCCCTGGGTCCTGGTTGCTTGTACGTGGGCATCGTCTTGCACGAGTTCATGCACGCAGCTGGGTTCTGGCACGAGCAGTCTAGGTACGACCGTGACAATTTCATCACCATCAACAAACTCAATGTCAAGAAAGACATGTGGTTCAACTTTGAGAAGTACAACTGGGACAAAATTCAAACTCTCGGTGTACCTTACGATTTAG AGTCTGTCATGCACTACGGTCCTTATGCCTTCGCAGCCAAAGAGCTTCAGCCGACGATAATACCGAGGGAAACTGGAGTCGAAATTGGCCAGAGAAGAGGCTTCTCAAAA CGAGACATTGAGAAGTTGCAAAAATTGTACAACTGTGCTGACACGTCTGTGGAATTTGCTTCAACAAGCACTTCCATGCCGCTTCTGGAACCGTCTACAG AGGAGTGCATTGACAACAATGAGAAGTATTGCCAACCTTGGGCCGACCGAGGAGAGTGTGAAAACAACCCAACCTGGATGAACGTCAACTGCAGGAAGGCCTGCAGACAATGCG GTGGTGCCGCAGGTAAGGAGTGTCAGGATCATAACGTCCACTGTGCCACTTGGATGGAGGCTGGCGAGTGCACGCAAAATCCCGACTACATGGCTCTCTTCTGTAAAAAGTCCTGTGGGATCTGTCGGGATCACGAGCAGG ACTTGCCGATTCAGAGAAAATGCGAAGACAAGAACAAATTCTGCGACGCTTGGTCTACGATGGGACAGTGTCGCACCAATCCCAAATACATGATAGTTTATTGTCGGAAATCTTGTAAAGCCTGTTGA